The Microvirga thermotolerans sequence CTGAAGCCGCCGATCCCGCCCCTGGAGCGCAGGCTCATCCTCGCGCGGCTCATCCAGCGCTGGTCGGCGGAGGTGGACCGGGCGCTCCTGCAGCTCGGGCCGGACATGCCCTTCCTCGTGCCGGGCTCGCCGGCCGACGCGGTGAGCCTCGCGGGCGATCTGGAGAGCCTGATGGACGCCTTCACCACGGAAGGCATCGACTGGCACGCCCTCGAACGGGCGGTGGACGCGGATTATTCCGAGTATTTCCGCATCACCCGCAACTTCGTGCAGATCGTCAGCGAGAACTGGCCGAAGATCCTCGCCGAGCGGCAGGCGAGCGACCCGGCCGCGCGGCGCAACGCCCTGATCGAAGCGGAGGCGCGGCGGCTTCTGCGGGAGCGGCCGTCGCACCCCATGATCGTCGCCGGCTCGACCGGCTCCGTTCCCGCCACCGCCAACCTCATCGCCGCCATCGCGCGCCTGCCGAAGGGCGCGGTCGTCCTGCCCGGGCTCGACACGGATCTCGACGAGGAGAGCTGGGCCTGCATCGGCGACGTCGCGGACAGCGAGAACGATCCGGTGCACAGCCATCCGCAGGCGACCTTGCGGCGCCTCGTGGACAGGCACCTGCGCGTTCCGCGCAGCGCCGTCGCCGTGCTCGGGGAGCCGCCGGAATCCGCGCGCGCGCGAAGCCGCATGCTCTCCGAGGCGTTGCGGCCCGCAAGCACCACCGACCGCTGGTCCCTCATGCCGCAAGAGGAGCGCCTCGCGCTCGCCGCGGCGGGCTGCGAAGGCCTCGCGGTGGTCGAGGCGGCGGACGAGCGCGAGGAGGCCTTCGCCATCGCGGTCGCCCTGCGCGAGACGCTGGCGGAGCCTGCCCGCACCGCCGCCCTCGTGACCCCCGACCGGGCGCTCGCGACCCGCGTCGCGGCGGAGCTCGCCCGCTGGGGACTCATGGTGGAGGATTCCGCCGGCGTTCCCCTGTCCGAGACGGCGGCGGGACGCCTCGCGCGGCTCGCGGCGGACGCCGCGGCCGACGACCTGAAGCCCCTGCGCGTCCTCGCGCTCCTCGCCCACCCGACGGTGCGCCTCGGCTGGCCGCGCGAGACGGTGGAGCGCGCGGCTTCCGTCCTCGAGATCGGCGTGCTGCGCGGCCCCGCGCCCGCTCCCGGCTTCGAGGGCATGCGCCGCGCGCTCGCCGAGAACCGCGCGGGGACGGACCGGCGCGCGCCGCGCCCGCGCCGGAGGCTGACGGCGGAGGAGTGGGATCTGGCCGACGCGCTCCTGCAGCGGCTCCAGATCGCCTTCGGCGATTTCCTCCCCGCCCGGCGCGGCGAGGGCATCCTCGACCTCATCGGGCTCACGGAGGACCATCGCCGCACTGTCATGGCCCTTGCCGACCTCCCGCCCGAGGAGGCGGAGCGCGCCGAGCGCGACCCTTCCATGGAGGCGCTCGAAGCCCTGTTCGACGACCTGCAATATTCCGAGATCCGCAAGGAGGAGGACCAGCCCCTCCAGGGGCGGTTCGCGGACTACCCGGCTTTCTTCACGGCGCTCGCGCGGCAGCAGACCCTGAGCCCCTCTCCGCGCTCCACCCATCGCCGCCTCAAGATCTTCGGCCTTCTGGAAGCGCGACTCCTCTC is a genomic window containing:
- the addB gene encoding double-strand break repair protein AddB, translated to MSSTIRTEGSAPAQDSDPFSGRAGDPATRIFSIPAGCPFLPTLVDALLGGRLVGPLAADPAALADVTLYLPTRRAARALVALLAERGGGRAQLLPRIVPLGEADEAEFELTGLEGTPFEEAAALKPPIPPLERRLILARLIQRWSAEVDRALLQLGPDMPFLVPGSPADAVSLAGDLESLMDAFTTEGIDWHALERAVDADYSEYFRITRNFVQIVSENWPKILAERQASDPAARRNALIEAEARRLLRERPSHPMIVAGSTGSVPATANLIAAIARLPKGAVVLPGLDTDLDEESWACIGDVADSENDPVHSHPQATLRRLVDRHLRVPRSAVAVLGEPPESARARSRMLSEALRPASTTDRWSLMPQEERLALAAAGCEGLAVVEAADEREEAFAIAVALRETLAEPARTAALVTPDRALATRVAAELARWGLMVEDSAGVPLSETAAGRLARLAADAAADDLKPLRVLALLAHPTVRLGWPRETVERAASVLEIGVLRGPAPAPGFEGMRRALAENRAGTDRRAPRPRRRLTAEEWDLADALLQRLQIAFGDFLPARRGEGILDLIGLTEDHRRTVMALADLPPEEAERAERDPSMEALEALFDDLQYSEIRKEEDQPLQGRFADYPAFFTALARQQTLSPSPRSTHRRLKIFGLLEARLLSVDRVVLGGLDEGTWPPRTVTDSFLNRPMRARIGLAPPERRIGQTAHDFVQALGTHDVIVTRAQKRDGAPMVPSRFLQRIKAFAGRNAWERMVRAGERYRLLARSLDAAGPAAPLMRPRPMPDPALFPRSLSVTEIETLLRDPYSIFARHILKLDALDAVAVAPGAADRGTIIHEVLGTFAAAYPRALPALALEDLLDRGARAFAGIEEAFPELYAEWWPRFTRLAAAFVEWERNRRADIAEVYPEQPGALSIPLADGSVFTLRARADRIERRRDGGFAIVDFKTGQPPGIREVYAGFSPQLTLEAMMLMKGAFKDVPAAKETPDLVYVQTTGGREPIKVREIGPGRDETRTVAEIVAEHARRFEGMIARYAAGEAPYVSRPFPKYARRFSEYDHLARVKEWSLASNGGGEGFE